The following are encoded together in the Lathyrus oleraceus cultivar Zhongwan6 chromosome 3, CAAS_Psat_ZW6_1.0, whole genome shotgun sequence genome:
- the LOC127127518 gene encoding protein NRT1/ PTR FAMILY 2.8 encodes MNENHSSEIHDSSSTKRKRGGWKSVKYILGNETFEKLASMSLIANLIVYMHTQYNMDTTFSVEVFNIWSGFTNFLPLVAAYLADAYTGKFYMLIFGSIASFLGMGFMSLGAGVPSLRPPPCPPLSDCVQMNPTNTQLAVLYVGLGFFAIGSGCLRPCNIAFGADQFDIKTEKGRAQLESFCNWWYFLFTIALLVALTLVVYIQTNISWFLGYIIPTVCFAFSLTIFLIGQGTYVRLKPKGSVLCDLFKVVLAAIRKHHVDMKKDSELSFYDPPLPSNETEESRHANLKLAHTNRFRFFEKAAVITNQTEIDNNGKSIDSWRLCSLQQVEELKSIVTTLPVWLAGIICFLSMGQANSYGVLQALQTDKSIGKSFKIPPAWMGLVPMISLSLWILLYEKIYIPCTKKNTLKKGKRLSIVQRLTIGIICSIACMVVAGLIEVRRRDNALKTKSLESPTRIWWLIPQFALSGLVEVFAAIPMMELLTSYWPESMKTLGGAVFFLSLSIASSLSNILIKIIVGLTKRNGGTPWLGGNDLNKNKLEYYYYTIAVLGGLNLLYFLFFARFFLSSEVLQRQKSQSEEKDEENEYRQ; translated from the exons ATGAATGAGAATCATTCTTCTGAAATTCatgattcatcttcaaccaaaaGGAAAAGAGGAGGATGGAAATCTGTCAAATACATTCTTG GAAACGAGACATTCGAGAAATTGGCTTCTATGAGTTTGATAGCCAACTTAATTGTTTACATGCATACACAATACAACATGGATACAACATTTTCTGTTGAGGTTTTCAATATTTGGTCTGGTTTCACAAATTTTCTTCCATTGGTTGCTGCTTATCTTGCAGATGCATATACTGGAAAATTTTATATGCTTATATTTGGCAGCATAGCTTCATTTCTG GGCATGGGATTCATGTCACTAGGTGCTGGTGTACCATCATTAAGACCTCCACCCTGCCCCCCTCTTTCGGACTGCGTACAGATGAATCCAACAAACACGCAGCTCGCTGTTTTATATGTGGGACTTGGATTTTTCGCAATCGGGTCAGGGTGTCTAAGACCGTGCAACATTGCCTTCGGAGCCGATCAATTCGATATAAAAACAGAAAAAGGAAGAGCACAATTAGAGAGTTTCTGTAACTGGTGGTATTTCTTATTCACAATAGCACTTTTGGTAGCTCTTACTCTAGTTGTCTACATTCAAACAAACATAAGCTGGTTTCTTGGTTACATCATTCCGACCGTTTGCTTCGCGTTCTCCCTAACAATCTTCTTGATCGGACAAGGCACTTATGTTCGGTTAAAGCCGAAAGGAAGCGTCTTATGCGACTTGTTCAAAGTAGTTCTTGCTGCAATTAGGAAACATCATGTTGATATGAAGAAAGACTCCGAACTCTCGTTCTACGATCCACCATTACCTTCTAACGAGACGGAAGAATCAAGACATGCAAATCTCAAGCTTGCTCATACAAATAGGTTTAGATTCTTTGAAAAAGCCGCGGTGATTACAAACCAAACTGAAATCGACAATAACGGAAAATCAATCGATAGTTGGAGGTTATGCAGTTTACAGCAAGTAGAAGAATTGAAATCAATAGTAACAACATTACCTGTTTGGTTAGCAGGAATCATATGTTTTCTTTCAATGGGACAAGCGAACTCTTACGGAGTTTTACAAGCATTACAAACAGACAAATCAATCGGAAAAAGCTTCAAAATTCCACCAGCTTGGATGGGATTAGTACCAATGATTTCACTCTCATTATGGATTCTACTTTATGAGAAAATCTATATACCTTGTACCAAGAAAAATACCTTAAAAAAAGGTAAAAGGCTGTCCATTGTACAGAGATTAACAATAGGAATTATTTGTTCCATTGCTTGCATGGTGGTTGCAGGACTAATAGAAGTACGCCGCCGAGACAACGCGTTGAAAACCAAATCGCTCGAGTCTCCTACGAGAATCTGGTGGCTTATTCCGCAGTTTGCTTTATCCGGTCTCGTAGAAGTTTTCGCCGCGATTCCTATGATGGAATTGTTAACTTCATATTGGCCTGAGAGTATGAAGACATTAGGTGGTGCAGTGTTTTTTCTTAGTTTAAGCATTGCAAGTTCATTGAGCAATATTCTTATAAAGATTATTGTTGGTTTGACAAAGAGGAACGGTGGAACACCTTGGTTAGGTGGAAATGATTTGAACAAGAATAAGCTTGAGTATTATTATTATACTATTGCTGTTCTTGGAGGGTTGAACTTGTTGTATTTCTTGTTCTTTGCTCGGTTTTTTCTGTCTAGTGAGGTGTTACAGAGACAGAAGAGTCAAAGtgaagaaaaagatgaagaaaatgAGTATCGACAATAG
- the LOC127127522 gene encoding protein MIZU-KUSSEI 1 produces MHTIHITMHVLPHSSPSSLPINHTPFSLPPSRTTFNISTTTTTTMTIDTLRRFFLPCFTPSTPSTTTKPTTTTSTKKNRTSTSNSLPDNHHRNHHTISPTSSTSSSAATTISTTAPPRSSKSMVIGTIFGNRRGHVWFCIQHDRLTLKPSLLLELPFSTNNLVREMRNGLVRIALECCTSTDNPAFSNCPLRSVPLWTAYCNGRKTGFSARRRAGDWVRNILSTMQCVTVGAGVIPSGFGSGSEELMYMRANFEHVVGNVDSESFHLVNPDECTGQELSVFLLRSRLGVNR; encoded by the coding sequence ATGCACACAATTCATATCACCATGCACGTGCTCCCTCACTCTTCACCTTCTTCACTTCCCATAAACCACACTCCATTTTCTTTACCACCTTCAAGAACCACTTTCAACATTtccaccaccacaacaacaaccatGACCATCGACACCCTCCGTCGATTCTTTCTCCCATGTTTCACCCCATCCACCCCTTCCACCACCACCAAACCAACCACCACAACCTCCACCAAGAAAAACCGCACCAGCACAAGCAACTCCCTCCCGGACAACCACCACCGCAACCATCACACAATCTCTCCTACCTCCTCCACCTCCTCCTCCGCCGCAACAACAATCTCCACAACCGCCCCACCCCGCTCCTCCAAATCAATGGTAATCGGAACCATCTTCGGCAACCGCCGCGGCCACGTTTGGTTCTGCATTCAACACGACCGTCTAACCCTAAAACCATCTCTCCTCCTCGAACTCCCTTTCTCCACCAACAATCTCGTCCGTGAAATGCGCAACGGCCTCGTCCGTATCGCTCTCGAATGCTGCACTTCCACCGACAACCCCGCCTTCTCCAACTGCCCCCTCCGCTCCGTCCCTCTCTGGACCGCCTACTGTAACGGCCGTAAAACCGGTTTCTCCGCACGCCGCCGCGCCGGAGATTGGGTCCGTAACATTCTTTCAACCATGCAGTGTGTCACCGTCGGTGCCGGTGTTATACCTTCCGGATTCGGGTCGGGTTCCGAGGAGCTTATGTATATGCGTGCCAATTTCGAACACGTTGTGGGAAACGTTGATTCTGAGTCGTTTCATCTTGTTAACCCGGACGAGTGTACCGGTCAAGAACTCAGTGTATTCTTGCTCCGATCCAGACTCGGGGTGAATCGTTGA